One Bdellovibrio bacteriovorus DNA window includes the following coding sequences:
- a CDS encoding SpoIIE family protein phosphatase, with protein sequence MKKRGISIRYKILALLTLLPLITLSIYLVLALRIFEDDKIAYVFDSSSNMSGTMAAQIKTQLNAVLGTTRPIFQDYLTTQKFSGVSDSIFMNEPDLEALVVFTPDAQGVYQKNALLEKVPGKTAGIITSLRNNLPTYFTEVDRLRRVVKVPYNDDRVFIFEKVSDEATKRTTVFMVIARMSEAAEMFRTSMSQKMYLVSEEGLILFGPEGTVGSRLQQIVNPAFLRNGAQQVAQGAEAARSTSGVDLLVSYSRAGFGDLSVVTTVEKEKALGAVQVLIRKSLIFFGILISVTVILSLFASSGITQALTSLFDATKKVSEGDFNIRVDVKSNDEVGSLADNFNIMAAEVSRLLEQTAEKARMESELQTAKTVQETLFPETRAKIGPLAIAGYYEPASECGGDWWHYCKVENKIFLWIGDATGHGAPAALITSAAKSASTIIEKLNISPSKALELLNTSIYDVSKGRIMMTFFLASFDLDTGELVYCNASHEAPFLIKKTDNLKKKDLIPLNEVNNPRLGQARDSVYKQTSVQLEEGDAVFFYTDGIPDIQNQNQEAWGEREFLKALVATHKGFQTPGEVVDQFVTTFQGHRQGAPLVDDVTFFVVKRESQI encoded by the coding sequence ATGAAAAAACGTGGCATATCAATAAGATATAAAATTCTGGCGCTACTTACTTTGCTTCCATTAATTACATTATCGATATACTTAGTGTTGGCGTTAAGAATCTTTGAAGATGATAAAATTGCTTACGTTTTTGACTCTTCCAGTAACATGTCAGGCACGATGGCGGCTCAAATTAAGACACAGCTTAATGCCGTTCTTGGAACCACTCGGCCGATCTTCCAAGATTATTTAACAACACAAAAGTTTTCTGGAGTTTCGGATTCCATTTTCATGAACGAGCCGGATCTAGAGGCCTTGGTGGTTTTCACTCCCGACGCTCAAGGCGTTTATCAAAAAAACGCATTGCTAGAAAAAGTTCCGGGGAAAACCGCCGGGATCATAACATCTTTGCGCAACAACCTTCCGACGTACTTCACGGAAGTCGATCGTTTGCGTCGGGTCGTCAAAGTTCCTTACAACGATGACCGAGTCTTCATTTTTGAAAAAGTCAGTGACGAAGCAACCAAGCGCACGACAGTATTTATGGTTATCGCGCGTATGAGTGAAGCCGCCGAGATGTTTCGCACCAGCATGTCACAAAAAATGTATTTGGTTTCCGAAGAGGGACTTATTCTTTTCGGACCCGAAGGAACCGTGGGCTCGCGTTTACAACAAATCGTAAATCCGGCTTTCTTGCGTAACGGCGCTCAACAAGTGGCTCAAGGAGCGGAGGCGGCACGCAGCACGTCGGGTGTTGATTTGCTAGTTTCTTATTCCCGCGCGGGCTTTGGTGATTTAAGTGTCGTGACCACGGTTGAAAAAGAAAAAGCGTTGGGTGCGGTTCAAGTCTTGATTCGTAAATCTTTGATCTTTTTTGGCATCTTGATTTCGGTGACGGTGATCTTAAGTCTTTTTGCTTCCAGCGGTATCACGCAAGCTTTAACAAGCTTATTTGATGCGACCAAAAAAGTATCCGAAGGAGATTTCAATATTCGCGTGGATGTTAAATCGAACGACGAAGTTGGAAGCTTGGCAGATAATTTTAATATCATGGCGGCCGAGGTTTCGCGTCTGTTAGAGCAAACCGCGGAAAAAGCGCGTATGGAATCGGAACTTCAAACTGCGAAAACCGTGCAAGAAACCCTTTTCCCAGAGACACGCGCCAAGATCGGTCCTTTGGCGATCGCGGGATACTATGAGCCAGCGTCAGAGTGTGGTGGCGACTGGTGGCATTACTGTAAAGTTGAAAACAAAATCTTTTTATGGATAGGGGATGCTACGGGACATGGAGCGCCCGCCGCACTGATCACCAGTGCAGCTAAATCGGCATCAACAATTATTGAGAAATTAAATATTTCTCCGTCCAAAGCATTGGAACTCTTAAATACATCTATTTACGATGTATCAAAGGGACGCATTATGATGACCTTCTTTTTGGCATCCTTCGATTTAGATACCGGAGAATTGGTCTATTGTAATGCCTCTCATGAGGCTCCATTTCTTATTAAAAAAACGGACAACCTAAAGAAGAAAGATCTGATACCATTGAACGAGGTTAACAACCCTCGTCTAGGACAGGCCAGGGATTCCGTCTACAAACAAACCAGTGTTCAGCTGGAAGAAGGCGATGCGGTTTTCTTTTACACGGACGGTATTCCAGATATCCAAAACCAAAATCAAGAAGCTTGGGGCGAGAGAGAGTTTTTGAAAGCACTGGTGGCGACGCATAAAGGTTTCCAAACGCCGGGTGAAGTTGTGGACCAATTTGTGACGACATTCCAGGGGCACCGTCAAGGCGCTCCCTTGGTCGATGACGTCACATTTTTTGTAGTAAAAAGAGAATCGCAGATTTAG
- a CDS encoding MBL fold metallo-hydrolase, whose translation MSVQAGDSQHSVVAGVTWSHGNYKFHGLSLSGIRTAIAIPELSLSFDVAQGYPYLLNLKHFFISHGHLDHAAGIPYIISQKAMTGQPAAKFYMPKSLVEPMDRIMKIWEEIEGHQYKYEFIGVSADDEFPLNAQTYVKAFPTTHRIESFGYTVFEMHKKLKTEYAGLSQGQIVDLRRQGKEVQEFHHIPAVSFTGDTQIEFLDSRDWIKKSKILFVEATYLDERKTIQEARNWGHIHFHELLPRLKEIESEKIAIIHVSSRYPTEMAKDILKRHIPLELQDRVVLFPGR comes from the coding sequence ATGTCGGTTCAGGCGGGCGACAGCCAACACTCCGTCGTTGCCGGAGTAACTTGGAGTCATGGTAACTATAAATTCCACGGGCTTTCCCTGTCGGGCATTCGCACGGCGATTGCCATCCCGGAACTGTCTTTAAGCTTTGATGTCGCTCAAGGATATCCGTATCTTTTAAACTTAAAGCATTTCTTTATCTCTCACGGCCATCTTGATCATGCCGCTGGTATTCCTTATATCATTTCGCAAAAAGCCATGACCGGACAACCCGCGGCTAAGTTTTATATGCCGAAATCTTTGGTGGAACCCATGGATCGCATCATGAAGATCTGGGAAGAAATCGAAGGCCATCAATACAAGTATGAATTTATCGGCGTCAGTGCCGATGACGAGTTTCCACTCAATGCGCAAACCTATGTGAAAGCCTTCCCGACCACACACCGGATTGAATCTTTTGGTTACACGGTTTTTGAAATGCATAAAAAACTAAAAACCGAATATGCGGGTTTAAGCCAAGGACAGATCGTGGATCTGCGCCGTCAAGGCAAAGAGGTTCAAGAGTTTCACCATATCCCGGCCGTCAGTTTTACCGGTGACACGCAAATTGAGTTTTTAGACAGCCGAGACTGGATTAAAAAGTCGAAGATTCTTTTTGTTGAGGCGACTTATTTAGATGAGCGCAAGACCATTCAAGAAGCCCGCAATTGGGGCCATATTCATTTTCACGAACTTTTACCGCGTTTAAAAGAAATCGAAAGTGAGAAGATTGCCATCATCCACGTATCCAGTCGTTACCCGACAGAGATGGCTAAAGACATCTTGAAGCGCCATATTCCTTTGGAGCTTCAAGATCGTGTTGTTTTATTTCCAGGCCGTTAG
- a CDS encoding response regulator: protein MERTKTKILILEDDETVGIALKEVLARAGYSVFLAGRPDEANAVLTAHPNIDFFFCDCLLPQMTGLDFIQQVRTNYPKIPFKVVLMSGIYTDKDFIQEATRTTKAVAFLKKPFEMEQILKLVKKDEAKKEELGSRKLLYQMFANPKVNNRQKRKVIESIEEISGYDLPFLYSLLAETNSSGYLNIYGTDGAVSGITFCNGNIVGADVDDKTTFLGEMLIQSGYAVPEEVQTALRDKNNRKIGNYLIQNNQLSPHAFDLILMEQMNIRLVRTIVDEKIRVNFAGAEVEMSSPNIDTDSLSNYLHDWIASKISINWLKSLYVMWSGNVIVKSPNWRDDHPALNMSLIKSLEGLTVKLSNQVTLTQLLDVKGYSEIAVYKAIHFLLTKGMIVFAQRAAFTNPQEQLKVLKKMWADMEGKNSYEIISRLEMAGDGSSIQNSLEEFISLLGDEPTDKKSELYTLWSKIKKSAEDAVASSMDINKIDQYRQASQKNEAEGKLKAISLMEEAKKSLQFNQFPKALEQLAQVAKLNPQTQQLHLLNAWAKLGAVNPSQKMVVLKEVELELLQVPPDERYDALFPFVMGLYSKVKGDILAAKKNFEKAMAMDATFMPPRREISLLVAQNKKQDVFTMDLKQVVSGFFKKK, encoded by the coding sequence GTGGAACGCACGAAAACAAAGATCCTTATTTTAGAAGATGACGAAACCGTCGGCATAGCTTTGAAAGAAGTTTTGGCTCGTGCGGGCTATAGCGTCTTCTTGGCCGGGCGACCGGACGAGGCGAATGCCGTTTTGACGGCACACCCTAATATCGATTTCTTTTTCTGTGACTGTTTATTGCCGCAAATGACCGGCTTGGATTTTATCCAGCAAGTTCGTACGAACTATCCTAAGATTCCATTTAAAGTCGTATTAATGAGCGGTATTTATACCGACAAAGATTTTATTCAAGAGGCCACACGCACGACCAAGGCTGTTGCTTTCTTAAAAAAACCTTTCGAGATGGAGCAAATTCTTAAGCTTGTCAAAAAAGACGAAGCTAAAAAAGAAGAATTGGGATCGCGTAAACTTTTATATCAGATGTTCGCCAATCCTAAGGTGAATAATCGCCAAAAAAGAAAAGTGATCGAGTCCATCGAGGAAATCAGTGGGTATGATCTGCCATTTTTATATTCCTTGTTGGCAGAAACGAATAGCAGTGGTTATTTGAATATCTATGGCACTGACGGTGCGGTTTCCGGTATCACGTTCTGTAACGGTAATATCGTGGGGGCCGACGTAGATGATAAAACCACGTTCCTAGGTGAAATGTTAATCCAAAGTGGTTATGCCGTTCCTGAAGAAGTGCAAACGGCTTTGCGTGATAAGAACAATCGTAAGATTGGTAATTATTTGATTCAGAATAACCAATTAAGCCCGCATGCTTTTGATTTGATCCTGATGGAACAGATGAACATCCGCCTAGTGCGCACGATCGTGGATGAAAAAATTCGCGTGAATTTTGCCGGGGCCGAAGTTGAGATGAGCAGTCCTAATATCGACACCGATTCTTTGTCGAACTACTTGCATGACTGGATCGCTTCAAAAATTTCTATCAATTGGTTGAAGTCTCTGTATGTGATGTGGAGTGGAAACGTCATCGTGAAAAGTCCGAACTGGCGCGATGATCATCCGGCTTTGAATATGTCTTTGATTAAATCCCTAGAGGGTTTGACCGTGAAGCTTTCAAACCAAGTGACGTTGACCCAGCTTTTAGATGTCAAAGGCTATAGCGAAATCGCCGTTTATAAAGCGATTCATTTCTTGCTGACAAAAGGGATGATTGTTTTTGCGCAACGGGCGGCCTTCACGAACCCACAAGAACAACTGAAGGTTCTTAAGAAAATGTGGGCTGATATGGAAGGAAAGAATAGCTATGAAATCATCTCTCGCTTAGAAATGGCCGGGGATGGTAGCTCTATTCAAAATTCTTTAGAAGAGTTTATATCCCTTTTAGGGGATGAGCCCACGGATAAAAAATCTGAGTTGTATACCCTATGGTCTAAGATCAAAAAATCAGCCGAAGACGCTGTGGCTTCCTCGATGGATATAAATAAAATTGACCAATACCGCCAAGCAAGTCAGAAAAATGAAGCCGAAGGAAAGCTGAAAGCCATCTCTTTGATGGAAGAAGCAAAGAAGTCTTTGCAGTTTAATCAGTTCCCCAAAGCGTTAGAACAGCTAGCACAAGTTGCTAAGCTTAATCCGCAAACCCAACAGCTGCATTTGCTTAATGCTTGGGCTAAATTAGGCGCGGTCAACCCATCGCAAAAAATGGTGGTGCTAAAAGAAGTTGAATTGGAACTTTTGCAGGTTCCCCCCGATGAACGCTATGATGCTCTTTTCCCATTTGTGATGGGGCTTTATAGCAAGGTGAAGGGTGATATCTTAGCGGCTAAGAAAAACTTTGAAAAAGCCATGGCCATGGACGCCACATTCATGCCTCCACGCCGTGAAATCTCTTTGCTTGTTGCTCAAAACAAAAAGCAAGACGTCTTTACTATGGACCTTAAACAGGTCGTCTCTGGTTTCTTCAAGAAAAAGTAA
- a CDS encoding phospholipase D-like domain-containing protein, with the protein MESWSDVRIFYSGDEYFESMLADIRQATKSITIESYIFNIDPLTTLILNTLGEARARGVSVKIVVDGFGAYYNIPDLDRMCSRLGIEFRVFHPLPYPLLWARELFSKYSLNNSLFYKSLNRRTHRKVTIIDEKRAYLGSLNFTQDHSVKYRGERAWRDTGVWVEGPPLKALVLAFQISYLRTYVKGLTQWMGRWRLREEPFENVLRLNTTQRSRRRLYRNLLVRLRTAQSRIYITTAYFLPKRSLLRALLKATQRGVDVQILIPGKSDVPMVKWAAFYLVRFLLQKKITIYEYQKTILHAKTMIIDDEVFIGSFNLNHRSILHDLEVEAVLKDPASLQNMLGQWTKDLQDSKRVGEKDFSRPFWLFRPIYRLAFRLRYLL; encoded by the coding sequence ATGGAGTCATGGAGCGATGTTCGCATATTTTATTCTGGCGATGAATACTTTGAAAGTATGCTTGCCGATATTCGCCAAGCGACCAAAAGCATTACCATAGAATCCTATATTTTTAATATCGATCCGTTAACGACACTTATTTTAAATACCCTCGGTGAAGCCCGCGCGCGCGGCGTTTCTGTCAAAATCGTGGTCGATGGTTTTGGCGCTTATTATAATATTCCTGATTTGGATCGCATGTGTTCCCGCTTAGGGATCGAGTTTCGCGTTTTCCATCCACTGCCTTACCCCCTTTTGTGGGCGCGAGAGCTTTTTTCTAAATACTCTTTAAACAACTCACTTTTTTATAAAAGTCTGAATCGCCGCACCCATCGCAAAGTCACCATCATCGACGAAAAAAGAGCTTACCTAGGCAGCTTGAACTTCACTCAAGATCACAGCGTAAAATACCGCGGCGAACGCGCCTGGCGCGACACGGGCGTGTGGGTTGAAGGTCCGCCACTTAAGGCCCTGGTCTTAGCATTTCAGATCAGTTACTTACGCACTTACGTCAAAGGACTGACTCAATGGATGGGCCGTTGGCGCTTGCGCGAAGAACCTTTCGAAAATGTTTTGCGTTTAAACACCACGCAACGCTCGCGCCGCCGCTTGTATCGCAACTTACTGGTTCGATTGAGAACAGCACAATCCCGCATTTATATTACCACGGCTTACTTTTTACCCAAGCGCTCCTTGCTGCGTGCGCTTTTAAAAGCCACGCAGCGCGGGGTTGATGTGCAAATTCTTATTCCTGGAAAATCCGATGTCCCCATGGTCAAGTGGGCGGCCTTTTACCTCGTGCGGTTTCTGCTGCAAAAAAAGATTACAATTTACGAGTATCAAAAGACCATCTTGCATGCCAAAACCATGATCATTGATGACGAGGTCTTTATCGGATCTTTTAATTTAAATCACCGCAGTATCCTGCATGATTTAGAGGTTGAAGCCGTGTTAAAAGATCCGGCAAGTTTACAAAATATGCTGGGTCAATGGACAAAGGACCTTCAAGATTCTAAACGCGTCGGCGAAAAAGATTTCAGTCGTCCCTTTTGGCTTTTTCGCCCGATTTATCGCTTGGCTTTTCGCTTGCGTTATCTCCTGTAA
- a CDS encoding ATP/GTP-binding protein, which yields MNSFVKLAITGGPSGGKTTLIEALKKELGSKCAVVPEAASILYRGGFPRYKEAQAIVHAQTAIYHTQRELEDLVAVVSQKKLIVCDRGSLDSVAYWPESEEHFFKTLNSSRAEELARYDWVIHLDTASSDFYDTTNPIRTESFQEAWDLNDKIKRAWDGHPRRVVITHNEDFLSKMTTSLSVINAILAHKSAEEIKKELLP from the coding sequence ATGAATTCATTCGTCAAATTAGCAATTACCGGCGGTCCCTCAGGTGGCAAAACAACTTTAATTGAAGCCCTTAAAAAAGAGCTTGGGTCAAAATGCGCGGTGGTTCCGGAAGCGGCCAGCATTCTTTATCGTGGAGGCTTTCCTCGTTACAAAGAAGCTCAAGCCATTGTTCACGCCCAAACCGCCATTTACCACACGCAGCGCGAGCTTGAAGATTTGGTCGCGGTCGTCAGCCAAAAAAAATTGATCGTCTGTGATCGAGGTTCTTTAGATAGCGTCGCTTATTGGCCCGAAAGTGAAGAGCATTTTTTTAAGACTTTAAATTCTTCCCGCGCCGAGGAACTGGCTCGTTACGATTGGGTTATTCACTTAGACACGGCCTCTTCTGATTTTTACGACACCACCAATCCCATCCGTACCGAAAGCTTTCAAGAAGCTTGGGATTTGAATGACAAGATCAAACGCGCTTGGGACGGCCATCCTCGTCGCGTGGTGATCACGCACAATGAAGACTTTCTTTCCAAAATGACGACTTCATTATCCGTTATTAACGCCATCCTGGCACACAAAAGTGCCGAAGAAATTAAAAAGGAATTACTGCCATGA